A genomic window from Candidatus Aminicenantes bacterium includes:
- a CDS encoding DEAD/DEAH box helicase, protein MEQSVFLSRYDFKLDAFQQRAIDAVEAGHSVLVSAPTGAGKTLIAEYVMARCLNRGRNVIYTAPIKALSNQKFREFQVLFPNRVGIVTGDVSIQPNAPLIIMTTEIYRNRLLEQRGGFNEYSWIIYDEIHYLDDPERGTVWEESLILKPSHMQLLGLSATIPNIDALAAWMRNIFASPVQVIREDHRPVPQRLLFQVRGEITDSLERVRRWTQRTSRRGGHSRTSSRFAGSGRPEPLLLHLMETERIPMIYFSFSRKRCEWLADLARRMIPRETGRDNDILDRYDLLCERFGITSTERAADMRQLVATGVAYHHAGLHPMLKEVVERLFSDRSIRMIFTTETFALGINMPARTVVIDEVRKRYGRFFRTLKNRDFSQMAGRSGRRGIDREGFVYCRLSPDEIQPHDLDRLFRDGPEPVKSRLNTSYATILNLYQVHGEAYVDIYRRSFHCFSHKGRSSSRQIKLMEARLKVMVELGCIQDGRLTSRGHFARRMYGYEMSLSQLYAAGILERLSVEQLAVVCLAVVFEPRPGTRRVPVPGEFRRLRSEIYGLLVPVHLAERRLGVPEPSKRFAFDLTTPLLNWMREPSFEKLVRQSEHDEGEIIRYFRMTVQVLREMRDAPLSTHLRRRLEEALIRINQGFIDAENQLRLGLEADVVEQLLEGEKNGPDPGFAT, encoded by the coding sequence GTGGAACAATCCGTTTTCCTTTCGCGATACGATTTCAAACTGGATGCGTTTCAACAGCGCGCCATTGACGCGGTGGAGGCGGGTCATTCGGTTCTGGTCAGCGCCCCCACCGGAGCGGGAAAAACCCTGATTGCGGAATACGTCATGGCCCGTTGCCTGAACCGGGGGCGCAACGTGATCTATACCGCGCCCATCAAGGCACTTTCCAACCAGAAGTTCAGGGAATTCCAGGTTCTTTTCCCCAACCGCGTAGGAATCGTCACCGGTGATGTAAGTATCCAGCCCAATGCACCCCTGATCATCATGACTACCGAGATCTACCGCAACCGGCTGCTGGAGCAGCGCGGCGGTTTCAATGAGTACTCGTGGATTATCTATGATGAGATCCATTACCTGGATGATCCCGAGCGTGGAACCGTCTGGGAAGAGTCTCTGATTTTAAAACCTTCTCACATGCAGTTGTTGGGACTGTCGGCAACCATTCCCAACATCGATGCGCTGGCCGCGTGGATGCGAAACATCTTTGCTTCTCCGGTGCAGGTCATTCGCGAAGATCACCGTCCCGTTCCCCAGCGCCTCCTTTTCCAGGTGCGGGGAGAGATTACGGACAGTCTGGAACGGGTGCGCCGCTGGACTCAGCGTACGAGCCGCCGCGGTGGCCATTCCCGCACCTCATCCCGTTTCGCCGGATCCGGTCGCCCTGAACCGCTATTGCTTCACCTCATGGAAACCGAACGCATTCCCATGATCTACTTTTCTTTCAGCCGCAAGCGTTGTGAATGGCTGGCGGATCTGGCGCGCCGGATGATTCCCCGGGAAACCGGTCGGGACAATGACATACTGGACCGATACGACTTGCTGTGTGAACGTTTCGGCATCACGAGTACGGAACGCGCGGCGGATATGCGTCAATTGGTGGCCACGGGAGTTGCCTACCACCATGCCGGTTTGCATCCCATGCTGAAAGAAGTGGTGGAACGACTTTTTTCCGATCGCAGCATCCGCATGATCTTTACCACGGAGACATTTGCCCTGGGGATCAACATGCCGGCGCGAACGGTTGTAATCGACGAAGTGCGCAAGCGTTACGGGCGCTTTTTTCGCACCCTCAAGAATCGTGATTTTTCTCAGATGGCCGGCCGCTCCGGGCGACGGGGAATTGACCGGGAGGGGTTTGTTTATTGTCGCCTTTCCCCGGATGAGATCCAACCCCATGACCTTGACAGGCTTTTTCGCGATGGGCCGGAGCCGGTAAAGAGCCGCCTCAACACTTCGTACGCCACCATCCTGAACCTCTACCAGGTTCACGGCGAAGCCTATGTCGATATCTACCGGCGCTCTTTTCATTGTTTTTCGCACAAGGGCCGATCTTCCAGTCGCCAGATCAAGCTGATGGAGGCGCGGCTGAAAGTGATGGTCGAGCTTGGGTGCATTCAAGACGGCCGCCTCACTTCCAGGGGCCACTTCGCGCGGCGCATGTACGGTTACGAAATGAGTTTGTCGCAATTGTACGCCGCAGGCATTCTGGAGCGCCTCTCCGTAGAGCAACTGGCTGTCGTGTGCCTGGCCGTGGTGTTTGAACCCCGTCCCGGCACCCGGCGGGTCCCGGTGCCCGGAGAGTTCCGCCGCTTGCGTAGTGAAATATACGGACTCCTGGTCCCGGTACACCTGGCGGAACGCCGACTGGGCGTCCCGGAGCCCAGCAAACGCTTCGCGTTCGATTTGACCACGCCACTATTGAACTGGATGCGCGAGCCCTCCTTTGAAAAACTGGTCCGACAGTCGGAGCACGACGAGGGGGAGATCATCCGCTATTTTCGTATGACGGTACAGGTGCTGCGGGAGATGCGGGATGCGCCGTTGTCCACCCACTTGCGGCGGCGACTGGAAGAGGCCCTGATAAGAATCAACCAGGGGTTTATCGATGCCGAAAATCAACTGCGGCTCGGCCTGGAAGCGGATGTTGTCGAGCAGTTGCTGGAGGGGGAAAAGAACGGCCCGGATCCGGGTTTTGCCACTTGA
- a CDS encoding AI-2E family transporter, with translation MNNILRKHKVPPPLVALVAYTLVILAVVFSLEHLTLLAVPLFFSLVIAYLFNPLVQFLESRTPLSRPLIASILMVLLVVILVFLIINLLPYVINQAERAATRLPQLLQVFSQKAQVLSNYLTKNFPEYLGSIDIMERIERMISLMLTDLTKILGGIFSSLYNFLTMLVYLVFIPLFSYYIIKDYNQIRCGVMNLVPVRSRQKVTAKLGELNRILSSFIRGQAIVVLILVVLYSTGLSLVGLPFAILIGTFAGIGDIIPYVGTILGLIISIVIGFAHFQDVEKLLLVILVFALVKGFENWYFYPKIVGHEVGLHFVFVLMSIIVFGQLFGFWGLMVSIPAAAGFKVFISDLVAYYRSSAYYRQCDE, from the coding sequence GTGAACAACATATTGCGCAAACACAAAGTGCCGCCGCCTCTGGTGGCCCTGGTGGCGTACACGTTGGTGATCCTGGCCGTGGTTTTCTCTTTGGAGCACCTGACGTTGTTGGCGGTTCCGCTTTTCTTTTCTTTGGTGATCGCGTATCTGTTTAATCCCCTGGTGCAATTCCTGGAGTCCCGCACTCCGCTCAGCCGGCCACTGATCGCTTCCATCCTGATGGTGTTGCTGGTTGTGATCCTGGTTTTTCTCATCATCAACCTGCTTCCATACGTGATCAACCAGGCGGAACGAGCCGCAACCCGCCTGCCCCAGCTTTTGCAGGTGTTTTCACAAAAGGCCCAGGTGTTGAGTAACTACCTGACCAAGAACTTTCCCGAGTATCTGGGATCCATCGACATTATGGAACGCATTGAACGCATGATCAGCCTGATGCTGACGGATCTGACAAAGATCCTCGGCGGCATTTTTTCCAGTTTATACAACTTCCTGACCATGTTGGTGTACCTGGTGTTTATCCCCCTCTTTTCCTATTACATCATTAAAGACTACAACCAGATCCGTTGCGGCGTCATGAATTTGGTTCCGGTACGTTCCCGTCAAAAGGTGACGGCGAAACTGGGGGAACTGAACCGCATTCTCTCCTCTTTTATCCGAGGTCAAGCCATTGTGGTGTTGATTCTGGTGGTTTTGTATTCCACCGGCCTCAGCCTGGTCGGGCTGCCTTTCGCCATCCTCATCGGCACTTTCGCGGGCATCGGTGATATCATTCCCTACGTCGGAACGATCCTGGGGCTAATTATCTCGATCGTGATCGGCTTCGCTCATTTCCAGGACGTGGAAAAACTGTTGCTGGTAATCCTGGTGTTCGCCCTGGTCAAAGGGTTTGAAAACTGGTACTTTTATCCCAAAATCGTGGGACACGAGGTTGGACTGCATTTTGTTTTCGTGCTGATGTCCATCATTGTTTTTGGCCAGTTGTTCGGCTTCTGGGGCCTGATGGTGTCAATCCCCGCGGCTGCCGGGTTCAAGGTGTTTATTTCCGACCTTGTGGCCTATTATCGGTCATCTGCATATTATCGACAATGCGACGAATAA
- the rlmN gene encoding 23S rRNA (adenine(2503)-C(2))-methyltransferase RlmN, producing MSAGEKAPFPGGWLYDLNPVSLEKHLVAMGMPAYAASQVFHWLYQRREPDISNWTNISRAHRKVLDETFFTSLPLVENESRDGSGARKVLLRLHDGKGVEAVWIPGTGRSTLCISTQVGCAMGCSFCATGAMGFHRSLSMGEILAQVLVLLGFQLEADERFNIVLMGMGEPLLNPQAVMGALAVMTADPGMRIPSRHITLSTVGLLTPLAELEQRFPRVKISLSLHAADDAVRKRLMPKAASLHSIGELLDYFARPRHYPVTFEYVLIRGVNASRAQARLLAARLRTIRGKVNLIPLNPVPGCSFSAPALMEENAFLRVLVDAGLSVTVRRSRGKDIQSACGQLAVEVSGKA from the coding sequence ATGAGCGCCGGTGAAAAGGCGCCATTCCCCGGCGGCTGGTTGTACGATCTGAATCCGGTTTCCCTGGAAAAGCACCTGGTTGCCATGGGAATGCCCGCATACGCGGCAAGCCAGGTGTTCCACTGGCTCTACCAGCGGCGTGAGCCGGATATCAGCAACTGGACCAATATCTCCCGCGCGCATCGAAAGGTTCTGGACGAAACGTTTTTTACGTCATTGCCGCTAGTGGAGAATGAATCCCGGGACGGCTCGGGCGCCCGCAAAGTGCTGCTGCGACTGCATGACGGCAAAGGCGTGGAGGCGGTCTGGATCCCCGGTACGGGGCGTTCCACGCTTTGCATTTCCACCCAGGTGGGATGCGCCATGGGATGCTCTTTCTGCGCCACCGGGGCCATGGGGTTTCATCGCAGCTTGAGCATGGGTGAGATCCTGGCCCAGGTGCTGGTGTTACTGGGTTTCCAGCTCGAGGCCGATGAAAGGTTCAATATCGTCTTGATGGGGATGGGTGAGCCGCTGCTGAATCCGCAGGCCGTCATGGGTGCCCTGGCCGTAATGACCGCAGACCCGGGTATGCGCATCCCTTCCCGCCACATCACCCTGTCCACGGTGGGATTGCTCACACCCCTTGCCGAGCTGGAGCAGCGGTTTCCCCGGGTAAAGATCAGCCTGTCGCTTCATGCCGCCGATGATGCCGTTCGGAAGCGCTTAATGCCCAAGGCGGCATCCCTCCATTCCATTGGCGAATTACTGGATTATTTTGCCCGTCCGCGTCATTATCCAGTGACTTTTGAATACGTCCTCATTCGCGGGGTCAACGCATCGCGGGCCCAGGCCCGTCTCCTGGCCGCACGCCTGCGGACCATTCGCGGGAAAGTCAACTTGATTCCGCTGAATCCCGTACCCGGGTGTTCCTTTTCTGCGCCTGCGCTCATGGAAGAGAACGCATTTCTGCGGGTTCTGGTTGATGCAGGGCTGTCCGTGACCGTCAGGCGCTCTCGGGGAAAAGATATTCAATCCGCCTGCGGGCAATTGGCGGTAGAGGTTTCAGGTAAAGCCTAG
- a CDS encoding phosphoribosylglycinamide formyltransferase, with product MHEKKVGRVAVLLSGRGSNFNALYRDSLASDSGYRVVLVVSDNRDAPGLRRAREHGLETVFLDPELFCGRPAFSLQLVKELEARKVDLVCLAGFMRILGRRVVDAYGGRILNIHPALLPAFPGLNAQRRALEYGVKCSGCTVHFVDRGMDTGPIVLQECVEVCDSDNEDSLSRRILEMEHQLFPRAVRLFFAGVLHLQGRRVRIK from the coding sequence ATGCACGAAAAAAAAGTCGGCCGTGTCGCCGTGCTGCTTTCCGGACGGGGCAGCAATTTCAACGCTTTGTACCGGGACTCGCTGGCATCGGACTCGGGTTACCGCGTGGTGCTGGTGGTTTCAGACAACCGGGATGCGCCGGGGTTGCGGCGCGCCCGGGAACACGGCCTGGAAACGGTTTTTCTGGATCCAGAGTTATTCTGCGGCCGCCCGGCATTCAGCCTTCAACTCGTAAAAGAGTTAGAGGCCCGAAAAGTAGACTTGGTATGTCTGGCCGGTTTCATGCGTATCCTGGGGCGGCGGGTCGTAGATGCTTACGGCGGTCGCATCCTCAACATCCACCCGGCATTGCTGCCCGCTTTTCCGGGGCTGAACGCCCAGCGCCGGGCCCTGGAGTACGGGGTGAAGTGTTCCGGGTGTACCGTGCATTTCGTGGATCGAGGCATGGACACCGGGCCCATCGTGTTGCAGGAGTGTGTCGAGGTGTGTGATAGTGACAACGAGGATTCCCTGAGCCGGCGCATCCTGGAAATGGAACACCAACTGTTTCCCCGCGCCGTACGCTTGTTTTTTGCCGGAGTTCTCCATTTGCAGGGGCGGCGGGTGAGGATAAAATGA
- a CDS encoding ATP-dependent DNA helicase RecG → MGPTYAAALVAAGIHTVEELLLQFPVDYLDCRRLAQRFIADRPGLYAARVVSFSSSRNFRRRLTTIRLDLSTSYGPVRALVFNQPWLSRQLVKNRQIWVFGRVNVSGGIVVMPAPRIFFEPPQSMIPVYRETGGISRGRLSRLIQSALASVEWPAEILPDWILKKRSLPGLRRSLERIHFADQGANDSLQPFLDRFRYTEFLAFHLELRLVRRLLGDIPRRFSYSRQIDLRKELENRLGFTLTNGQALAIKEILTDIGKSTAMQRLVQGDVGSGKTAVAFGALLLAAQSGYQAAFLAPTEMLAHQHAERARRVFGQAAVYLLTGATCAAERRRIEARIQDKEPLVLFGTHALLNQRLTFPRLAMVVIDEQQRFGVSQRAALYGKSRGADLLVTTATPIPRTLMLALFHDLAVSSIRDRPHGRGSVVTRVLDVRRRDAFYDWLADRLGQVSGTTGVSERVFVVLPRIRPAEPSPETACLEIEGREIEKRLKTFGTAVLSGETPSLERERLLGDFRCGRLRVLIATTVVELGIDVPEATIMVIENADRFGLAQLHQLRGRVGRGPSPGQCYLIRSDTASERGRQRLEIMAREQDGFRLAEKDLEMRGGGEIAGQRQAGYLDFRFGDPARDHQVFINAREDAEQILSAASLPTPWLEEVVAAIRVRIHRIHFS, encoded by the coding sequence GTGGGGCCGACTTATGCCGCCGCCCTTGTCGCCGCGGGTATCCATACCGTAGAGGAATTGTTGCTCCAGTTTCCCGTTGACTACCTGGATTGCCGCCGGCTAGCGCAACGCTTCATCGCGGACCGGCCGGGCCTGTATGCCGCCCGGGTGGTTTCTTTCTCCTCTTCCCGCAATTTCCGCCGCCGGCTTACCACCATTCGCCTGGACCTTTCCACGTCTTATGGCCCGGTTCGGGCCCTGGTTTTCAACCAGCCCTGGCTGTCTCGGCAACTCGTGAAAAACCGACAAATCTGGGTATTCGGTCGTGTGAACGTTTCGGGAGGTATTGTGGTAATGCCGGCGCCCAGGATTTTTTTTGAGCCGCCGCAAAGCATGATCCCGGTTTACCGGGAAACCGGCGGCATTTCACGGGGCCGGCTGAGCCGCTTGATCCAGTCGGCGCTGGCTTCAGTGGAATGGCCTGCGGAAATCCTGCCGGACTGGATTCTAAAGAAGCGTTCCCTGCCGGGATTGCGCCGCAGTCTGGAGCGCATTCACTTCGCCGATCAAGGCGCAAACGATTCACTTCAACCTTTTCTGGACCGCTTTCGTTACACGGAGTTCCTGGCGTTTCACTTGGAGTTGCGGTTGGTGCGCCGATTGCTGGGCGACATTCCGCGGCGTTTTTCCTACTCGCGCCAGATTGACCTGCGGAAAGAGCTGGAAAACCGCCTGGGATTCACCCTGACAAACGGCCAGGCACTTGCGATAAAAGAGATCCTGACGGATATCGGGAAAAGCACGGCCATGCAGCGATTGGTGCAAGGGGATGTGGGCAGCGGCAAAACCGCGGTGGCGTTCGGAGCTTTGCTGCTGGCTGCACAAAGCGGGTATCAGGCCGCTTTCCTGGCGCCCACGGAAATGCTGGCGCACCAGCATGCGGAGCGGGCACGGCGGGTGTTTGGGCAGGCCGCGGTGTATTTGTTGACCGGGGCCACTTGCGCGGCTGAACGCCGCCGAATTGAGGCGCGCATTCAAGACAAAGAGCCGCTGGTGCTTTTCGGTACCCATGCATTGTTGAACCAGCGCTTGACTTTTCCGCGCCTGGCCATGGTGGTTATCGATGAACAGCAGCGTTTCGGCGTGTCCCAGCGTGCTGCGCTGTACGGCAAGAGCCGGGGGGCGGACCTTCTGGTGACCACGGCCACTCCCATTCCCCGTACCCTGATGCTGGCACTGTTCCACGATCTTGCGGTCTCCTCCATCCGGGACCGTCCCCACGGTAGGGGGAGCGTGGTTACCCGGGTTCTGGATGTCCGCCGCCGGGATGCATTTTATGATTGGTTGGCTGACCGACTTGGGCAAGTTTCAGGAACAACCGGGGTTTCGGAGCGCGTTTTTGTGGTTCTGCCTCGCATCCGGCCCGCAGAACCCTCACCGGAAACAGCCTGCCTTGAGATTGAAGGACGGGAAATAGAGAAACGGCTGAAAACATTCGGTACCGCGGTGCTGTCCGGCGAGACCCCGTCTTTAGAGCGGGAGCGCTTGCTCGGGGATTTTCGCTGTGGCCGTTTGCGGGTTTTGATCGCGACAACGGTTGTGGAACTGGGAATCGATGTGCCCGAGGCTACCATCATGGTAATCGAAAACGCGGATCGTTTCGGCCTGGCCCAACTGCATCAACTGCGGGGTCGAGTGGGGCGGGGACCGAGTCCGGGCCAATGTTACCTGATTCGCTCTGACACGGCTTCGGAACGGGGGCGGCAACGCCTGGAGATCATGGCGCGGGAACAGGACGGGTTTCGTCTGGCTGAAAAAGACCTGGAAATGCGTGGCGGAGGCGAAATAGCCGGTCAACGCCAGGCGGGATATCTGGATTTCCGTTTCGGTGATCCCGCCCGGGACCACCAGGTGTTCATTAATGCCCGCGAGGACGCGGAACAGATTTTGAGCGCGGCATCTTTGCCTACTCCCTGGCTGGAAGAGGTCGTCGCCGCCATTCGCGTCCGCATCCATCGCATCCACTTCAGTTGA